From the Maniola jurtina chromosome Z, ilManJurt1.1, whole genome shotgun sequence genome, one window contains:
- the LOC123880107 gene encoding multidrug resistance protein homolog 49-like isoform X1 has product MVHKKKKPQKEREDTPEPENVSYFQIFRYAKWVELLATVVGILAGLLSGGGVCYNLVQFGELSTAFVERTAQQDQCSSYLPLTSIFGGGRRLCNASYEENMKALVEDGTSMAIGMIISVVVSLVLCMLSVALISWSALRQITRIRIVFLEAVLRQDMSWFDTDSEFNLATKMTDNMVKLKEGMGEKLSVVANLVGTAIICLCQAFPLGWELTLACITVVPFSITASVILSKYQTKSSIRELESYSQAGKQAEEVLKSIRTIVAFGGESKEVDRYRRLLEPAERYGKKRGLYTGLGTGFNWILTYSLNAIGLTYGTRLVLADMDKPTDEKKYLVGILFSILFSVYMATQSITLCVPHAEIFASARGAAASIFKMLDRKPTIDSLERTGVSPRRVLGDIALEDVHFSYPSRPNVKVLQGFSIHIKAGECVALVGSSGCGKSTILQLLQRLYDPLHGTVKLDGRNLKNLNLGWLRSSLGVVGQEPVLFRGTIHENIAIGSPEATREDVQRVADMAYAHDFITHLPNGYDTMIGERGTSLSGGQKQRIAIARSLLREPAVLLLDEATSALDPHSERQVQAALDRASVGRTTLMVSHRLSTIVNADRIICMDQGTIVEQGTHEELMKTKGFYYKLVTTGNENKEPDVIETLPEEENDNAEGGELTVISRVEVKRRSTRRLVRHHSVKRESHDWMTPRGSITSVMSAGLQNFVYNADYDSDEEKDDEDVKPVSDWQLLKLNAPEWPFIVVGSIAAFIQGSCFPVFALLFGYTAGIFVLENRSDIIYQADFYSGMFLVVAAVAGLSMFLQSTTFTNAGLKMTTRLRQQYFSALLSQEIGFFDKDTNTVGALCARLSGDAAEVQGATGLRIGLILQGTSSVVVGFIMAVCYNWKLTLVGTAFLPLMVGSIWLEGIVSQKSQSDERSAMESATSIATEAVVSIKTVQSLGVEEVFLKKFKEALVVSCAAVAKKTRWRGLVLGLGVYVPFLSYCSATVYGAVLVAYEGVEYKVVMLVNEALMYGAYMLGQSLVYAPSFNSAKACGAKILAIINREPKVKTETGVRDRKDWTATGNFSIKDVEFSYPTRPNQRVLKGIDLKVDAGKTVALVGSSGCGKSTILQLMQRFYDPDTGNIELDHRDTRSALTLPRLRRQLGVVQQEPVLFDRTIADNIAYGDNNRKVTTQEIIAAAKAANIHSFIVSLPKGYDTNLGANGAQLSGGQKQRVCIARALIRSPRLLLLDEATSALDANSERAVSEALDKAAKGRTCITIAHRLSTIKDADLICVLDKGKIVEQGTHTELINAKGYYWRMSKGQNMA; this is encoded by the exons ATGGttcacaaaaagaaaaaacctcA GAAGGAACGGGAAGATACACCAGAACCAGAAAATGTATCATATTTTCAAATC TTCCGGTACGCTAAGTGGGTGGAATTGCTGGCCACGGTCGTCGGGATCTTAGCTGGACTACTGAGTGGTGGAGGCGTGTGCTACAATCTCGTGCAGTTTGGAGAACTAAGCACAGCATTCGTGGAAAGGACAGCTCAACAAGATCAATGTTCCAGTTATCTCCCTCTCACTTCAATTTTCGGAGGAGGGCGGCGGTT ATGCAATGCCTCATACGAAGAAAACATGAAGGCGCTAGTTGAGGACGGCACGTCCATGGCAATAGGAATGATCATCAGCGTAGTTGTATCCCTCGTGCTATGTATGCTGTCGGTCGCTCTAATCAGCTGGAGCGCTTTGAGACAG ATCACCAGAATCCGAATAGTATTCCTTGAAGCAGTCCTGCGCCAAGACATGTCATGGTTTGATACCGATTCAGAATTCAATTTGGCGACTAAAATGACAGA CAACATGGTGAAACTAAAAGAAGGAATGGGCGAAAAGTTAAGTGTTGTGGCGAATCTCGTTGGCACTGCTATAATATGCTTATGTCAGGCATTTCCCTTGGGCTGGGAGCTGACTCTAGCCTGCATCACAGTGGTGCCATTTTCTATTACTGCTTCTGTTATTTTGTCCAAG taccAAACTAAATCTTCTATTCGCGAACTAGAATCATACAGTCAAGCAGGCAAACAAGCTGAAGAAGTTCTGAAATCTATTAGGACAATAGTTGCGTTTGGCGGCGAAAGTAAAGAAGTTGACAG ATACCGGCGTCTCTTAGAGCCTGCAGAACGTTATGGCAAGAAACGTGGTCTATATACTGGACTAGGCACAGGATTTAATTGGATTCTTACGTACTCGCTCAATGCAATTGGTCTCACATACGGCACGAGACTCGTTCTCGCCGACATGGATAAGCCGACGGATGAAAAAAAGTACCTTGTTGGAATTTTATTCAgt atcttatttAGCGTTTACATGGCTACCCAATCAATCACCCTCTGCGTACCTCACGCAGAAATATTCGCTTCAGCCCGCGGTGCAGCCGCCAGTATATTCAAAATGCTTGATAGAAAACCCACTATCGACTCACTCGAACGTACTGGAGTTTCACCGAGACGAGTCTTAGGAGATATCGCATTAGAAGACGTACACTTTAGCTATCCATCGAGGCCGAATGTAAAG GTGCTTCAAGGGTTTTCAATACACATAAAAGCTGGAGAATGTGTCGCACTTGTAGGATCCTCCGGTTGTGGCAAATCTACTATACTACAGTTACTGCAAAGATTATATGACCCTCTCCATGGCACTGTAAAACTGGATGGTAGAAatcttaaaaacttaaatttggGTTGGCTCAGATCTTCGTTGG GTGTGGTAGGTCAAGAGCCTGTGCTGTTCCGAGGGACAATTCATGAAAACATTGCCATAGGGAGCCCTGAAGCCACTCGGGAGGATGTGCAGAGGGTTGCAGATATGGCGTATGCACATGATTTCATCACACATTTGCCTAAT GGCTACGACACAATGATTGGTGAGCGAGGTACCTCCCTCTCTGGTGGTCAAAAACAGCGTATAGCTATTGCGCGTTCCTTACTGCGCGAGCCAGCTGTGCTCTTGCTGGACGAGGCTACATCAGCTCTTGATCCACATTCAGAGCGACAAGTGCAAGCTGCTTTAGACAGAGCGAGTGTGGGACGCACTACACTTATGGTGTCTCACAG gtTATCTACAATCGTAAATGCTGACCGTATTATTTGTATGGACCAAGGGACGATAGTGGAACAAGGAACGCATGAAGAACTTATGAAAACTAAAG GTTTCTATTATAAACTTGTGACTACTGGCAATGAAAATAAGGAACCGGATGTCATAGAAACTTTACCTGAAGAAGAAAACGATAACGCAGAAGGCGGTGAACTGACGGTCATATCGAGAGTAGAGGTTAAACGAAGATCTACTAGAAGATTGGTCAGGCATCATTCGGTAAAAAGAG AATCCCACGATTGGATGACACCGAGAGGTTCTATCACATCGGTGATGTCTGCTGGGCTACAAAACTTCGTTTACAACGCAGACTACGACTCAGATGAGGAAAAAGATGACGAG GACGTGAAACCAGTTAGTGATTGGCAACTCCTAAAGCTAAATGCACCAGAATGGCCTTTCATAGTCGTAGGTTCCATCGCTGCCTTCATTCAAGGTTCTTGTTTCCCGGTGTTCGCTTTGCTCTTCGGATACACAGCAGGg ATATTTGTGTTGGAAAACCGTAGCGACATCATATACCAAGCGGACTTCTACTCTGGCATGTTCCTAGTTGTAGCAGCAGTTGCTGGATTGTCTATGTTCCTTCAAAGCACGACATTTACAAACGCTGGTCTCAAGATGACTACAAGACTTCGACAACAGTATTTCTCTGCTTTACTCAGTCAA gaaaTCGGCTTTTTCGACAAAGATACTAACACAGTAGGAGCATTGTGCGCTCGACTTAGTGGCGACGCAGCTGAAGTACAAGGAGCGACTGGTCTGAGGATAGGTCTCATCCTGCAGGGCACCAGCTCTGTCGTAGTAGGCTTTATCATGGCCGTTTGCTACAACTGGAAATTGACTCTTGTCGGCACTGCCTTTCTGCCTTTG aTGGTTGGAAGTATCTGGCTAGAAGGAATCGTTTCACAAAAATCGCAATCCGATGAACGAAGCGCCATGGAGTCCGCGACATCGATTGCCACCGAAGCTGTCGTCAGCATTAAAACTGTGCAAAGCTTAG GCGTTGAAGAGGTATTCCTGAAGAAGTTCAAGGAAGCCTTGGTGGTTTCATGCGCTGCTGTAGCCAAGAAGACGAGGTGGAGAGGTCTCGTACTGGGCTTGGGAGTTTATGTGCCATTTCTGTCATACTGCAGTGCCACTGTCTATGGAGCGGTGCTCGTCGCTTACGAAGGAGTTGAATACAAAGTTGTAATGCT GGTTAATGAAGCACTCATGTATGGAGCGTATATGTTGGGACAGTCACTAGTTTACGCTCCGAGTTTCAACTCTGCGAAAGCTTGCGGTGCGAAGATTTTGGCGATCATCAATCGGGAGCCGAAAGTAAAAACTGAAACTGGAGTTAGAGATAGAAAAGATTGG ACTGCCACAGGCAACTTCAGCATTAAAGACGTGGAGTTCAGCTATCCAACGCGTCCAAACCAGCGAGTGCTGAAGGGCATAGACCTGAAGGTGGATGCTGGAAAAACAGTCGCGCTAGTGGGATCTTCCGGTTGCGGCAAATCAACCATACTACAGCTGATGCAGCGGTTTTATGACCCTGACACGGGCAATATC GAACTGGATCATAGGGACACTCGTTCAGCTCTCACGCTTCCACGACTCCGACGTCAATTGGGCGTGGTGCAGCAAGAGCCGGTGCTGTTCGACCGCACCATTGCCGATAACATAGCGTATGGAGACAACAATCGAAAGGTCACAACTCAAGAGATCATCGCCGCTGCTAAAGCTGCTAATATCCATAGCTTCATCGTCTCTCTTCCAAAG GGATATGACACGAACTTAGGAGCAAACGGTGCCCAGTTGTCCGGTGGTCAGAAGCAAAGAGTTTGTATAGCGAGAGCACTTATAAGGTCCCCACGTCTGCTGCTTCTAGACGAAGCAACTTCTGCTCTAGATGCCAACAGTGAAAGA GCTGTATCTGAGGCTTTGGACAAGGCGGCTAAGGGAAGAACATGTATAACAATCGCCCATCGTCTTTCCACCATTAAAGATGCAGATTTAATTTGTGTTTTAGATAAAG GTAAAATCGTCGAGCAGGGTACGCATACTGAACTTATCAACGCAAAGGGCTACTATTGGCGGATGAGTAAAGGACAAAATATGGCTTAG
- the LOC123880107 gene encoding multidrug resistance protein homolog 49-like isoform X2 — MVKLKEGMGEKLSVVANLVGTAIICLCQAFPLGWELTLACITVVPFSITASVILSKYQTKSSIRELESYSQAGKQAEEVLKSIRTIVAFGGESKEVDRYRRLLEPAERYGKKRGLYTGLGTGFNWILTYSLNAIGLTYGTRLVLADMDKPTDEKKYLVGILFSILFSVYMATQSITLCVPHAEIFASARGAAASIFKMLDRKPTIDSLERTGVSPRRVLGDIALEDVHFSYPSRPNVKVLQGFSIHIKAGECVALVGSSGCGKSTILQLLQRLYDPLHGTVKLDGRNLKNLNLGWLRSSLGVVGQEPVLFRGTIHENIAIGSPEATREDVQRVADMAYAHDFITHLPNGYDTMIGERGTSLSGGQKQRIAIARSLLREPAVLLLDEATSALDPHSERQVQAALDRASVGRTTLMVSHRLSTIVNADRIICMDQGTIVEQGTHEELMKTKGFYYKLVTTGNENKEPDVIETLPEEENDNAEGGELTVISRVEVKRRSTRRLVRHHSVKRESHDWMTPRGSITSVMSAGLQNFVYNADYDSDEEKDDEDVKPVSDWQLLKLNAPEWPFIVVGSIAAFIQGSCFPVFALLFGYTAGIFVLENRSDIIYQADFYSGMFLVVAAVAGLSMFLQSTTFTNAGLKMTTRLRQQYFSALLSQEIGFFDKDTNTVGALCARLSGDAAEVQGATGLRIGLILQGTSSVVVGFIMAVCYNWKLTLVGTAFLPLMVGSIWLEGIVSQKSQSDERSAMESATSIATEAVVSIKTVQSLGVEEVFLKKFKEALVVSCAAVAKKTRWRGLVLGLGVYVPFLSYCSATVYGAVLVAYEGVEYKVVMLVNEALMYGAYMLGQSLVYAPSFNSAKACGAKILAIINREPKVKTETGVRDRKDWTATGNFSIKDVEFSYPTRPNQRVLKGIDLKVDAGKTVALVGSSGCGKSTILQLMQRFYDPDTGNIELDHRDTRSALTLPRLRRQLGVVQQEPVLFDRTIADNIAYGDNNRKVTTQEIIAAAKAANIHSFIVSLPKGYDTNLGANGAQLSGGQKQRVCIARALIRSPRLLLLDEATSALDANSERAVSEALDKAAKGRTCITIAHRLSTIKDADLICVLDKGKIVEQGTHTELINAKGYYWRMSKGQNMA; from the exons ATGGTGAAACTAAAAGAAGGAATGGGCGAAAAGTTAAGTGTTGTGGCGAATCTCGTTGGCACTGCTATAATATGCTTATGTCAGGCATTTCCCTTGGGCTGGGAGCTGACTCTAGCCTGCATCACAGTGGTGCCATTTTCTATTACTGCTTCTGTTATTTTGTCCAAG taccAAACTAAATCTTCTATTCGCGAACTAGAATCATACAGTCAAGCAGGCAAACAAGCTGAAGAAGTTCTGAAATCTATTAGGACAATAGTTGCGTTTGGCGGCGAAAGTAAAGAAGTTGACAG ATACCGGCGTCTCTTAGAGCCTGCAGAACGTTATGGCAAGAAACGTGGTCTATATACTGGACTAGGCACAGGATTTAATTGGATTCTTACGTACTCGCTCAATGCAATTGGTCTCACATACGGCACGAGACTCGTTCTCGCCGACATGGATAAGCCGACGGATGAAAAAAAGTACCTTGTTGGAATTTTATTCAgt atcttatttAGCGTTTACATGGCTACCCAATCAATCACCCTCTGCGTACCTCACGCAGAAATATTCGCTTCAGCCCGCGGTGCAGCCGCCAGTATATTCAAAATGCTTGATAGAAAACCCACTATCGACTCACTCGAACGTACTGGAGTTTCACCGAGACGAGTCTTAGGAGATATCGCATTAGAAGACGTACACTTTAGCTATCCATCGAGGCCGAATGTAAAG GTGCTTCAAGGGTTTTCAATACACATAAAAGCTGGAGAATGTGTCGCACTTGTAGGATCCTCCGGTTGTGGCAAATCTACTATACTACAGTTACTGCAAAGATTATATGACCCTCTCCATGGCACTGTAAAACTGGATGGTAGAAatcttaaaaacttaaatttggGTTGGCTCAGATCTTCGTTGG GTGTGGTAGGTCAAGAGCCTGTGCTGTTCCGAGGGACAATTCATGAAAACATTGCCATAGGGAGCCCTGAAGCCACTCGGGAGGATGTGCAGAGGGTTGCAGATATGGCGTATGCACATGATTTCATCACACATTTGCCTAAT GGCTACGACACAATGATTGGTGAGCGAGGTACCTCCCTCTCTGGTGGTCAAAAACAGCGTATAGCTATTGCGCGTTCCTTACTGCGCGAGCCAGCTGTGCTCTTGCTGGACGAGGCTACATCAGCTCTTGATCCACATTCAGAGCGACAAGTGCAAGCTGCTTTAGACAGAGCGAGTGTGGGACGCACTACACTTATGGTGTCTCACAG gtTATCTACAATCGTAAATGCTGACCGTATTATTTGTATGGACCAAGGGACGATAGTGGAACAAGGAACGCATGAAGAACTTATGAAAACTAAAG GTTTCTATTATAAACTTGTGACTACTGGCAATGAAAATAAGGAACCGGATGTCATAGAAACTTTACCTGAAGAAGAAAACGATAACGCAGAAGGCGGTGAACTGACGGTCATATCGAGAGTAGAGGTTAAACGAAGATCTACTAGAAGATTGGTCAGGCATCATTCGGTAAAAAGAG AATCCCACGATTGGATGACACCGAGAGGTTCTATCACATCGGTGATGTCTGCTGGGCTACAAAACTTCGTTTACAACGCAGACTACGACTCAGATGAGGAAAAAGATGACGAG GACGTGAAACCAGTTAGTGATTGGCAACTCCTAAAGCTAAATGCACCAGAATGGCCTTTCATAGTCGTAGGTTCCATCGCTGCCTTCATTCAAGGTTCTTGTTTCCCGGTGTTCGCTTTGCTCTTCGGATACACAGCAGGg ATATTTGTGTTGGAAAACCGTAGCGACATCATATACCAAGCGGACTTCTACTCTGGCATGTTCCTAGTTGTAGCAGCAGTTGCTGGATTGTCTATGTTCCTTCAAAGCACGACATTTACAAACGCTGGTCTCAAGATGACTACAAGACTTCGACAACAGTATTTCTCTGCTTTACTCAGTCAA gaaaTCGGCTTTTTCGACAAAGATACTAACACAGTAGGAGCATTGTGCGCTCGACTTAGTGGCGACGCAGCTGAAGTACAAGGAGCGACTGGTCTGAGGATAGGTCTCATCCTGCAGGGCACCAGCTCTGTCGTAGTAGGCTTTATCATGGCCGTTTGCTACAACTGGAAATTGACTCTTGTCGGCACTGCCTTTCTGCCTTTG aTGGTTGGAAGTATCTGGCTAGAAGGAATCGTTTCACAAAAATCGCAATCCGATGAACGAAGCGCCATGGAGTCCGCGACATCGATTGCCACCGAAGCTGTCGTCAGCATTAAAACTGTGCAAAGCTTAG GCGTTGAAGAGGTATTCCTGAAGAAGTTCAAGGAAGCCTTGGTGGTTTCATGCGCTGCTGTAGCCAAGAAGACGAGGTGGAGAGGTCTCGTACTGGGCTTGGGAGTTTATGTGCCATTTCTGTCATACTGCAGTGCCACTGTCTATGGAGCGGTGCTCGTCGCTTACGAAGGAGTTGAATACAAAGTTGTAATGCT GGTTAATGAAGCACTCATGTATGGAGCGTATATGTTGGGACAGTCACTAGTTTACGCTCCGAGTTTCAACTCTGCGAAAGCTTGCGGTGCGAAGATTTTGGCGATCATCAATCGGGAGCCGAAAGTAAAAACTGAAACTGGAGTTAGAGATAGAAAAGATTGG ACTGCCACAGGCAACTTCAGCATTAAAGACGTGGAGTTCAGCTATCCAACGCGTCCAAACCAGCGAGTGCTGAAGGGCATAGACCTGAAGGTGGATGCTGGAAAAACAGTCGCGCTAGTGGGATCTTCCGGTTGCGGCAAATCAACCATACTACAGCTGATGCAGCGGTTTTATGACCCTGACACGGGCAATATC GAACTGGATCATAGGGACACTCGTTCAGCTCTCACGCTTCCACGACTCCGACGTCAATTGGGCGTGGTGCAGCAAGAGCCGGTGCTGTTCGACCGCACCATTGCCGATAACATAGCGTATGGAGACAACAATCGAAAGGTCACAACTCAAGAGATCATCGCCGCTGCTAAAGCTGCTAATATCCATAGCTTCATCGTCTCTCTTCCAAAG GGATATGACACGAACTTAGGAGCAAACGGTGCCCAGTTGTCCGGTGGTCAGAAGCAAAGAGTTTGTATAGCGAGAGCACTTATAAGGTCCCCACGTCTGCTGCTTCTAGACGAAGCAACTTCTGCTCTAGATGCCAACAGTGAAAGA GCTGTATCTGAGGCTTTGGACAAGGCGGCTAAGGGAAGAACATGTATAACAATCGCCCATCGTCTTTCCACCATTAAAGATGCAGATTTAATTTGTGTTTTAGATAAAG GTAAAATCGTCGAGCAGGGTACGCATACTGAACTTATCAACGCAAAGGGCTACTATTGGCGGATGAGTAAAGGACAAAATATGGCTTAG